A stretch of Besnoitia besnoiti strain Bb-Ger1 chromosome Unknown contig00015, whole genome shotgun sequence DNA encodes these proteins:
- a CDS encoding SAC3/GANP family protein (encoded by transcript BESB_029250), whose amino-acid sequence MASPQLQTGLQEAQEALHVVREQYVKGHLDLTKAWQLLQKVKIFVTLNPLSNFSEPSLLKAVALVGQECFELAALLSVAEMQEQMRSVEGGAAGMADEPLEGEDNFERHMLMLLPYYTDYAELLPPSQFQGELLCLYLLSFLASNRIGEFHMALQMLAPQIRADPRIAEVLALEQHLIEGSYGFISELQRAQSGEQKNGAGAGTLLPASAHVFIEKLVKTVRLKAAACLERAHDQVDVDYAMLALNLNSLGELEVFVELHNLGKQQEAAMHAGDAKLNGTAGSLGRLHHADGGAAAAGSVSTLAAGVGSGSFAAAVSFSACGEADHEWEIQGKVLKFHKKSDKLAAPQHCSIQALNVIGNLIEYATELERIV is encoded by the exons ATGGCGagcccgcagctgcagacggggctgcaggaggcgcaggaggcccTCCACGTCGTGCGCGAGCAGTACGTGAAGGGGCACCTGGATCTGACGAAGGCGTGGCAGCTGCTTCAAAAAGTGAAGATCTTCGTCACACTCAACCCCCTGAGCAACTTCTCCGAGCCGTCGCTCCTCAAG GCTGTAGCCCTTGTGGGTCAGGAGTGCTtcgagctcgccgcgcttctgAGCGTCGCAGAGATGCAGGAGCAAATGCGGAGTGttgagggcggcgcggccggcaTGGCTGACGAGCCCTTGGAGGGCGAAGACAACTTCGAGCGCCACATGCTCATGCTGCTCCCATACTACACAGACTACGCTGAA CTGCTTCCCCCTTCTCAGTTCCAGGGCGAGCTCCTCTGCCTGTATCTCCTCTCGTTTCTGGCCTCGAATCGCATCGGCGAGTTTCACATGGCGCTGCAGATGCTCGCCCCACAG ATCCGCGCCGACCCGCGCATCGCCGAAGTGCTTGCGCTGGAGCAGCACCTAATTGAAGGCAGCTACGGCTTCATTtcggagctgcagcgcgcgcagagcggcgagcagaaaaacggcgctggcgccgggACGTTGCTGCCTGCCTCGGCTCACGTGTTCATCGAGAAACTCGTAAAGACCGTTCGCCTGAAGGCTGCCGCTTGCCTCGAGAGGGCGCACGACCAGGTCGACGTCGACTACGCCATGCTGGCGCTCAACTTGAACAGCCTCGGCGAGCTCGAAGTCTTTGTCGAGCTGCACAACCTCGGAAAGCAACAGGAGGCTGCGATGCATGCCGGCGACGCAAAGCTCAATG GAACCGCAGGTTCGCTGGGCCGTCTTCACCACGCAGACGGgggagctgccgctgcaggcagcgTGAGCACGTTGGCTGCGGGCGTCGGCTCAGGCAGTTTCGCTGCAGCGGTGAGTTTCTCAGCATGCGGCGAGGCCGACCATGAGTGGGAGATTCAAGGCAAAGTGCTCAAGTTCCACAAGAAGAGCGAcaagctcgccgcgcctcagcACTGCAGCATCCAGGCGCTCAACGTCATCGGCAACCTCATCG AGTATGCCACGGAGCTCGAGCGCATCGTCTAA